Proteins encoded in a region of the Thermocaproicibacter melissae genome:
- a CDS encoding DAK2 domain-containing protein → MINGTDLKTAIISGANNVLKYRTSINELNIFPVPDGDTGTNMSMTISSAVRELENNNSDSAGEIAKTAAGAMLRGARGNSGVILSILFRGFAKGLEGKNEVGGGDIVEALGIGVEAAYKAVMKPTEGTILTVARLACEAGRAALENGNDPCTVWQAVCNGAEEALKQTPEFLPVLKRAGVVDAGGKGLCCIFEGMLSYLRDGVVIQEDVSTEKVNIDSDEFFRNAAAEFDQEIHFTYCTEFIVGRNKECTKQPSELRAFLETIGDCVLVVDDDEIIKVHVHTENPGNALEAGLAYGQLLTVKIENMKEQHRKAAEENEEAQAKNSEEFQPVEPTEEVGFVAVAAGDGLKTLFTDLGCGQVVSGGQTMNPSTEMIAAAVRATPAKTVFVLPNNKNIILAVEQAIPLVTDRKLVLLPTKTIPQGLTALLAYDPESTVEENTVNMMEAASAVATGTVTYAARDSEFGGRKIRKDDTMGLVNGKLEIIDHNRDISKVCTKLVRQMVSRSTSFVTLIYGNNVTEEEATNVCNQIKAKIPSHIEVTLVNGGQPVYYYIVSVE, encoded by the coding sequence GTGATAAACGGAACCGACCTGAAAACGGCAATCATATCTGGTGCAAATAACGTTCTGAAATATCGTACGTCGATTAATGAACTGAATATTTTCCCAGTGCCGGATGGCGATACCGGTACCAATATGTCCATGACAATCAGCTCAGCTGTTCGTGAGCTTGAAAATAATAATTCCGATTCCGCCGGTGAAATCGCGAAGACAGCCGCAGGCGCAATGCTTCGCGGAGCGCGAGGCAACTCGGGTGTAATTCTCTCCATCCTCTTTCGAGGCTTTGCAAAAGGTCTTGAAGGAAAAAACGAGGTCGGCGGTGGAGATATTGTAGAAGCACTCGGCATCGGCGTTGAGGCAGCCTACAAAGCTGTTATGAAGCCGACGGAAGGAACCATCCTGACCGTTGCGCGCCTTGCCTGTGAAGCCGGACGAGCAGCGCTGGAAAACGGAAATGACCCTTGTACTGTCTGGCAGGCAGTCTGCAACGGCGCAGAGGAAGCCCTGAAACAGACACCGGAATTTCTGCCTGTTCTGAAACGTGCAGGCGTTGTGGACGCCGGCGGAAAAGGGCTGTGCTGTATTTTTGAAGGTATGCTCAGTTATCTCCGTGACGGTGTTGTGATTCAAGAGGATGTCAGCACGGAAAAAGTAAATATAGATTCTGATGAATTTTTCCGCAATGCAGCAGCGGAGTTTGACCAGGAAATTCATTTTACCTACTGCACCGAATTTATTGTCGGGCGCAACAAGGAATGCACCAAACAGCCCTCCGAGCTGCGTGCATTCCTGGAAACAATCGGTGACTGCGTACTCGTCGTGGATGACGACGAAATCATCAAAGTACATGTGCACACGGAAAATCCGGGCAATGCGTTGGAAGCAGGCCTTGCCTACGGCCAGCTGTTGACCGTGAAAATCGAAAACATGAAGGAACAGCATCGCAAAGCCGCGGAAGAAAACGAAGAGGCTCAGGCGAAGAATTCAGAAGAATTTCAGCCCGTTGAACCGACCGAAGAAGTTGGTTTTGTTGCCGTAGCTGCCGGTGACGGCTTGAAGACCCTCTTTACCGACCTCGGCTGCGGGCAGGTTGTCAGCGGCGGCCAGACAATGAACCCAAGCACCGAGATGATTGCTGCGGCGGTTCGCGCTACGCCGGCAAAAACCGTGTTTGTTCTGCCGAACAATAAAAACATCATTCTCGCTGTGGAACAAGCCATTCCGCTTGTAACCGACCGGAAACTTGTTCTGCTTCCTACAAAGACCATTCCGCAGGGACTTACTGCTCTGCTTGCTTATGACCCCGAAAGCACAGTGGAAGAAAACACCGTCAATATGATGGAGGCTGCTTCGGCTGTTGCAACCGGAACTGTCACCTACGCGGCAAGGGATTCTGAATTCGGCGGCCGTAAGATTCGCAAAGATGACACTATGGGCCTTGTCAACGGAAAACTCGAGATTATCGACCATAACCGCGATATCAGCAAGGTCTGCACAAAGCTGGTGCGCCAGATGGTTTCCCGCAGTACCTCGTTTGTAACGCTTATCTACGGCAACAATGTCACCGAGGAGGAAGCCACCAACGTCTGCAACCAGATAAAGGCTAAGATCCCCAGCCACATTGAAGTAACGCTGGTAAACGGCGGTCAGCCTGTTTATTACTACATCGTTTCCGTGGAATAA
- the recG gene encoding ATP-dependent DNA helicase RecG translates to MATLYRKDIQSLKGVGSRRAELFKKLGVSSVGALLRFYPRAYEDLSNPCAIRNAPIGVPCAVRAVVTESPKGTRIRGGMTLYRGKADDGDSEFSLLFFNNPYVTDLLKEGQEYLFYGKVNANFLKREMVSPEFFPAETCPPIRPIYRQTQGLSSRLIANSVKEALALLPEKIRDPLPQPIREQYGLCGLREAIVHIHFPPNAAAVEEARKRLIFEELLVLQLGLGLMRNHETIKSGFQLQKDFSAEFFRLLPYSPTRAQRRSVAEAMEDMMSGRVMHRLVQGDVGSGKTAVAAALCYSTVKNGMQAALMAPTEILARQHYESLRKLFEPAGIQVALLTSAVPPAQKKLILEGLADGSIGLVIGTHALISKAVAFRRLALVVTDEQHRFGVAQRAALSGKGDNPHLLVMSATPIPRTLALMIYGDLDLSILDELPPGRQEIKTYFITSDKRQRAFGFLRKQIEAGRQCYIICPMIEEGQSDMASVQQYTEKLRKKWLPGCSVAALHGKMKAQEKNEIMNLYSAGKISVLVSTTVVEVGVDVPNATVMMIENAERYGLSQLHQLRGRVGRGKHQSYCILISDAQNEEATTRLKVLCSTNDGFRIANADLKLRGPGDFFGNRQHGLPVLKIADMAADMNTLNLAQEAAQKILSADQTLDLPEHRGLRAEVRQLFAHLERS, encoded by the coding sequence TTGGCAACTCTATACCGGAAAGATATTCAGTCACTCAAAGGCGTCGGAAGTCGGCGCGCTGAGCTTTTTAAGAAGCTCGGCGTGTCTTCGGTCGGCGCCTTGCTTCGTTTCTACCCTAGAGCCTATGAGGACTTAAGCAATCCCTGCGCAATCCGCAACGCACCGATTGGTGTGCCGTGCGCTGTCCGTGCTGTTGTGACGGAATCTCCGAAAGGCACGCGCATACGCGGCGGGATGACGCTCTACCGTGGGAAGGCGGATGACGGAGATTCCGAATTTTCCCTGTTGTTTTTCAACAATCCCTATGTAACCGACCTTCTCAAAGAGGGACAGGAATACCTATTTTACGGGAAAGTCAACGCGAATTTTCTGAAGCGGGAAATGGTTTCTCCGGAATTTTTTCCTGCCGAGACCTGCCCTCCCATTCGGCCGATATACCGCCAGACACAGGGCCTCAGCAGCCGCCTGATTGCAAATTCGGTAAAGGAAGCGCTTGCGCTTCTGCCGGAAAAAATACGGGATCCGCTCCCTCAGCCGATTCGTGAACAATATGGCCTTTGCGGCCTTCGCGAGGCTATCGTACACATTCACTTTCCTCCGAATGCGGCGGCGGTGGAAGAAGCGCGCAAGCGGCTGATTTTCGAGGAACTCCTTGTCCTTCAGCTTGGGCTTGGTCTGATGCGGAACCACGAAACGATAAAAAGCGGCTTTCAGCTACAAAAAGACTTTTCTGCGGAGTTTTTCCGCCTTCTCCCCTATTCCCCCACAAGGGCACAACGCCGTTCCGTCGCTGAGGCGATGGAGGACATGATGAGTGGGCGGGTCATGCATCGGTTGGTACAGGGAGACGTCGGCTCAGGCAAAACGGCGGTAGCGGCTGCCCTGTGTTACAGTACCGTGAAAAACGGAATGCAGGCTGCCTTGATGGCGCCCACGGAGATTCTCGCGCGGCAGCATTATGAATCTCTACGGAAACTTTTTGAGCCGGCAGGGATTCAGGTTGCGCTACTTACGTCCGCTGTTCCTCCGGCTCAGAAAAAGTTAATCCTGGAGGGCCTAGCGGACGGGAGCATCGGGCTTGTCATCGGCACGCACGCGCTGATTTCCAAAGCCGTTGCGTTTCGCCGCCTTGCCCTCGTTGTGACCGACGAACAGCATCGGTTCGGTGTGGCGCAGCGGGCTGCCCTTTCCGGGAAAGGCGACAACCCACACCTGCTTGTCATGAGCGCAACGCCGATTCCCCGCACCCTTGCGCTGATGATTTACGGAGACTTGGACCTTTCGATTCTCGATGAGCTGCCGCCCGGCCGCCAGGAAATCAAGACCTATTTTATTACGTCGGACAAGCGTCAGCGCGCATTCGGCTTCTTGAGAAAGCAAATCGAAGCGGGCCGCCAGTGCTACATCATCTGCCCCATGATTGAGGAAGGCCAGAGTGACATGGCTAGCGTGCAGCAATACACCGAAAAGCTCCGCAAAAAATGGCTGCCGGGCTGCTCGGTGGCAGCTTTGCACGGGAAGATGAAGGCGCAGGAAAAGAATGAGATTATGAACCTTTACAGCGCCGGAAAAATCAGTGTGCTTGTCTCTACCACTGTGGTTGAGGTTGGCGTCGATGTCCCGAACGCGACGGTGATGATGATTGAAAATGCTGAGCGCTACGGACTTTCGCAACTACATCAGCTTCGCGGGCGTGTGGGACGCGGAAAGCACCAGTCCTACTGTATTCTGATTTCCGATGCCCAGAATGAGGAAGCGACGACGCGCCTGAAAGTGCTTTGCTCCACAAACGACGGATTCCGAATCGCAAACGCCGACTTAAAGCTGCGCGGGCCCGGCGATTTCTTCGGAAACCGCCAGCACGGCCTGCCGGTGCTGAAAATCGCGGATATGGCGGCAGATATGAATACGCTGAACCTTGCGCAGGAGGCCGCGCAGAAGATTCTTTCCGCCGACCAGACTCTGGACCTTCCGGAACACCGGGGGCTTCGCGCCGAAGTGCGTCAGCTCTTTGCGCATCTTGAGCGTTCGTAA
- the hypE gene encoding hydrogenase expression/formation protein HypE encodes MKITMAHGSGGKSTSELIGTIFEKEFSDPTLSKMEDSAVLPGSGRIALTTDSFVVTPLFFPGGDIGRLCICGTVNDLLMSGAEPKYITCGFILEEGADTDDLRKIAHSMSETAKEAGVRIVAGDTKVVEGKGGVYINTAGVGFVPEGVDIGAENCREGDVILLSGNLGDHHAAVLSKRMGIENTIVSDCAPLVEMVNAMKRSSVHIHAMRDVTRGGLGTVLNEFAASSNCTIELQEESLPVSDQVRAFCGVLGLDPLYMGNEGKMVAVVAAEDAEKALACIRASRYGENAAVIGRVLAGDSAVLLKTPIGGTRVVGPLYGEGLPRIC; translated from the coding sequence ATGAAGATTACAATGGCGCACGGAAGCGGCGGAAAGTCCACTTCCGAGCTGATTGGCACAATATTTGAGAAAGAGTTCAGCGACCCCACACTTTCCAAGATGGAAGACTCCGCTGTGCTTCCCGGTTCCGGACGGATTGCGCTGACAACGGACAGCTTTGTTGTAACACCGCTTTTCTTTCCGGGCGGGGACATCGGGCGTCTGTGCATCTGCGGAACGGTAAACGACCTGCTGATGAGCGGCGCGGAGCCGAAATACATCACCTGCGGCTTCATTCTGGAAGAAGGTGCCGACACCGACGACCTGCGTAAGATTGCACACTCGATGAGTGAAACGGCAAAAGAGGCCGGCGTGCGCATTGTTGCGGGCGACACGAAGGTCGTGGAAGGCAAGGGTGGCGTCTACATCAATACGGCAGGTGTCGGTTTTGTCCCGGAGGGCGTGGACATCGGCGCGGAAAACTGCCGGGAAGGCGACGTCATCCTGCTTTCCGGAAACCTCGGCGATCACCATGCGGCTGTTTTGAGCAAGCGCATGGGCATTGAAAACACCATCGTCAGCGACTGCGCCCCGCTTGTGGAGATGGTCAACGCCATGAAGCGGAGCAGCGTTCACATCCACGCCATGCGCGATGTAACGCGCGGCGGCCTCGGTACCGTTTTGAACGAGTTTGCGGCATCTTCGAACTGCACCATTGAGCTGCAGGAAGAATCCCTGCCGGTTTCCGACCAAGTGCGCGCCTTTTGCGGCGTGTTAGGCCTTGACCCGCTTTACATGGGCAACGAGGGCAAGATGGTCGCTGTGGTTGCGGCGGAAGACGCCGAAAAGGCTCTTGCCTGCATCCGCGCAAGCCGCTACGGAGAGAATGCTGCGGTCATCGGCCGCGTTCTAGCCGGAGACAGTGCTGTCCTTTTGAAAACACCAATCGGCGGAACCCGCGTCGTCGGGCCTCTTTACGGAGAAGGCCTCCCGCGTATTTGCTGA
- the hypD gene encoding hydrogenase formation protein HypD — protein MTDIRTFLKNYDGPKVRLMEVCGTHTASISKNGIVCMLSPNIQLISGPGCPVCVTVTAYIDRLTELCMQPNTIVLTFGDLMRVPGTERNLNDAKAAGGSVRMVYSPLDALRYAEENPQLTCVFAAVGFETTAAVYASLLQEALQKEIKNFRLLTSLKVMPPVLDWVCANQGGIDGFIAPGHVSVITGWKIYEPLAKKYNIPFVVSGFEGGQLLETIYALVKLRGMPRVMNLYPSVVTENGNEEALRAMADCFEPCPAAWRGMGVIPDSGLRLHGEYAMFDAGSDGLLQDHSFNTNCRCAKVLTGAVSPTQCPLFGRVCTPQTPQGACMVSQEGSCYNYYISGRGSK, from the coding sequence ATGACCGATATCCGCACATTTTTGAAAAATTATGACGGGCCGAAGGTCCGTCTGATGGAAGTCTGCGGGACCCACACGGCTTCCATCTCCAAAAACGGAATCGTCTGTATGCTTTCGCCGAACATCCAGCTGATTTCCGGGCCGGGCTGCCCGGTCTGCGTTACGGTAACCGCTTACATCGATCGCCTCACGGAACTTTGCATGCAGCCGAATACGATTGTTCTGACGTTCGGCGACCTCATGCGTGTGCCGGGTACCGAGCGCAACCTGAACGACGCGAAGGCTGCCGGGGGAAGCGTTCGCATGGTTTACTCTCCGCTTGACGCCTTGCGCTACGCGGAGGAGAACCCGCAGCTTACCTGCGTTTTTGCTGCGGTTGGGTTTGAGACCACGGCTGCCGTTTATGCCTCGCTCCTGCAGGAGGCCTTGCAGAAGGAAATCAAGAATTTCCGCCTGCTGACCTCCTTGAAGGTTATGCCGCCCGTCCTCGACTGGGTATGCGCCAACCAGGGTGGGATAGACGGCTTCATTGCTCCGGGTCATGTCAGCGTTATTACCGGTTGGAAAATATATGAACCATTAGCCAAAAAGTATAACATCCCATTTGTCGTTTCCGGCTTTGAGGGCGGACAGCTGCTCGAAACGATTTATGCGTTGGTGAAGCTGCGCGGGATGCCGCGTGTCATGAATCTTTACCCGTCGGTCGTCACGGAGAACGGAAACGAAGAAGCGCTTCGCGCCATGGCGGATTGCTTTGAACCGTGCCCCGCCGCGTGGAGGGGCATGGGCGTGATTCCGGATTCTGGCCTGCGCCTGCACGGCGAATATGCCATGTTTGATGCCGGAAGCGACGGATTGCTGCAAGACCACAGCTTCAACACAAATTGCCGTTGTGCCAAAGTACTTACGGGCGCGGTGTCGCCGACGCAGTGCCCGCTTTTCGGAAGAGTATGCACACCGCAGACGCCGCAGGGCGCCTGCATGGTTTCGCAGGAAGGCAGCTGCTACAATTATTACATCAGCGGGAGAGGTTCCAAATGA
- a CDS encoding HypC/HybG/HupF family hydrogenase formation chaperone → MCVALPGRVVKLKGRHATVDFSGNLVEADAGLVHVKPGDNVLVHAGCILQVLSPEEGEQMRELFRELEEI, encoded by the coding sequence ATGTGCGTTGCATTGCCCGGTAGGGTTGTTAAATTAAAAGGTAGACACGCCACGGTAGATTTCAGCGGAAATCTCGTGGAGGCCGACGCCGGCCTTGTCCATGTAAAGCCGGGGGATAATGTTCTGGTTCATGCCGGCTGTATTCTTCAGGTGCTTTCTCCGGAAGAAGGCGAACAGATGCGTGAACTGTTTCGAGAGCTGGAGGAAATATGA
- the hypF gene encoding carbamoyltransferase HypF: MTVHITVFGIVQGVGYRPFVAGLAEEAGISGFVRNCGGIVEISASGNPQNLKKFTERLRREAPEGAFVLRVEVQQAEEEKFDGFRIAESGERPTSSSEPPLIPPDLPMCEECARELEDPKNRRYRYPFISCASCGPRYSIITGLPYDRPQTTMREFPMCSACEKEYAKGRRRHAQTISCHDCGPQLLYCGADGKKCEKEEALRLATQLLKNGAVLALKGVGGYQFVCSPFLPKTVERLRLLKGREKKPFAVMFPSVASVRECCEVSSEEEKLLRSAARPIVLLRKTAEIFCPSVSGDSRFIGAFLPYTGLHQILTKECGPLIATSANLTTEPILVRDEDVFAMKSPYLDGVLYNTREILNPLDDSVSRVFRGKPQLIRRSRGYVPLPILLDKPTKRAVFAAGGDLKSCFCLLSGDRAYLSQYFGDLESFGVQRNYREGIARMEQIFGITPAMVACDLHPRYFSSQLAKSEAERLGLSKPVSVQHHHAHAASVMAEHHLESCIGVVFDGTGYGTDGTVWGGEFLLCRGAAFERAGCLSGITLCGGDEAAKNAAQTADCYRIASGETKGGSPALPLVSAAVAGGINTFTSSSMGRLFDAAAAIFGIRERNGYEGECPIALENAAASALAKGKEPYPFRFRITQGENGRLTADQADFARQLIHASESGADAESAALGFHLAIAEMAENICLKIRERTGENRVALSGGVFANLLLSNECFNRLEKDGFKVYTNQIVPSNDGGISLGQAWICARLQNG; this comes from the coding sequence ATGACCGTTCACATTACGGTTTTCGGAATTGTACAGGGGGTCGGATATCGACCTTTTGTAGCCGGCCTTGCGGAAGAGGCCGGCATTTCCGGTTTTGTGAGAAATTGCGGAGGCATTGTCGAAATCAGTGCCTCCGGCAATCCGCAAAACCTGAAAAAATTTACGGAACGGCTTCGCCGAGAAGCCCCGGAAGGCGCCTTTGTCCTTCGCGTGGAAGTGCAACAGGCGGAAGAAGAGAAATTCGACGGTTTCCGCATTGCGGAAAGCGGCGAAAGACCCACTTCTTCCTCGGAGCCTCCGCTCATCCCGCCGGACCTTCCCATGTGTGAAGAATGTGCGCGTGAGCTGGAAGACCCGAAAAATCGGCGCTACCGCTATCCGTTTATCAGCTGCGCTTCCTGCGGACCGCGTTACAGCATCATCACAGGTCTGCCTTATGACAGGCCTCAGACGACCATGCGCGAGTTCCCGATGTGCAGCGCGTGTGAAAAAGAATACGCTAAGGGAAGAAGACGCCATGCGCAGACCATTTCCTGCCACGACTGTGGGCCGCAGCTCCTATACTGCGGCGCGGACGGCAAGAAATGCGAGAAGGAAGAGGCTTTGCGCCTTGCAACTCAGCTACTGAAAAACGGCGCCGTGCTTGCCCTGAAGGGCGTGGGCGGCTACCAGTTTGTTTGTTCCCCGTTCCTTCCAAAGACCGTCGAAAGGCTGCGCCTGCTCAAGGGGCGGGAGAAAAAACCGTTCGCCGTCATGTTCCCGTCGGTTGCGTCGGTCCGTGAGTGCTGCGAAGTATCTTCGGAAGAAGAGAAACTGCTTCGTTCCGCCGCACGGCCGATTGTCCTTCTGCGAAAAACGGCGGAGATTTTTTGCCCGTCCGTCAGCGGAGACAGCCGCTTTATCGGCGCGTTCCTTCCTTATACGGGTTTGCATCAGATTCTGACAAAAGAATGCGGCCCGCTCATCGCCACGAGTGCGAACCTTACCACAGAGCCGATTCTTGTGCGCGATGAGGATGTTTTTGCCATGAAATCACCGTACCTTGACGGGGTACTGTATAATACAAGAGAGATCCTAAATCCGCTCGATGATTCCGTCTCCCGCGTGTTCCGCGGAAAGCCGCAGCTCATTCGCCGCAGCAGGGGATATGTGCCGCTGCCGATTCTTTTGGACAAACCGACAAAACGTGCGGTGTTCGCCGCAGGCGGCGACTTGAAGAGCTGTTTCTGCCTTCTTTCGGGAGACCGGGCGTATCTAAGCCAGTATTTCGGCGACCTTGAGAGCTTTGGCGTGCAGAGGAACTACCGTGAGGGCATCGCCCGCATGGAGCAAATCTTCGGCATCACGCCGGCGATGGTTGCCTGCGACCTTCATCCTCGCTACTTTTCCTCACAGCTTGCAAAGTCTGAAGCGGAGCGGCTTGGGCTTAGCAAACCGGTTTCGGTTCAGCACCATCACGCCCATGCGGCCTCTGTTATGGCGGAGCATCATCTGGAAAGCTGCATCGGTGTGGTGTTTGACGGCACTGGTTACGGCACCGACGGCACGGTGTGGGGCGGGGAATTTCTTCTCTGCCGCGGCGCTGCGTTTGAGCGTGCCGGCTGCCTAAGCGGCATCACGCTTTGCGGCGGTGATGAAGCGGCGAAAAATGCCGCTCAAACAGCCGATTGCTACCGCATCGCTTCGGGAGAAACAAAGGGCGGAAGTCCCGCGCTGCCTCTCGTTTCGGCGGCCGTTGCAGGCGGAATCAATACCTTTACTTCCTCCAGCATGGGCCGTCTCTTTGATGCAGCCGCGGCGATTTTCGGCATCCGCGAAAGAAACGGCTATGAGGGTGAGTGCCCGATTGCGCTGGAAAATGCGGCGGCTTCGGCGCTTGCAAAGGGAAAAGAACCATATCCGTTCCGGTTCCGCATTACGCAGGGCGAGAACGGACGTTTGACAGCCGACCAGGCGGATTTCGCCCGTCAGTTGATTCACGCTTCCGAAAGCGGAGCTGACGCGGAATCTGCGGCGCTTGGGTTCCATCTGGCGATTGCGGAGATGGCAGAGAATATCTGCCTTAAAATCCGCGAAAGAACGGGGGAGAACCGCGTTGCTTTGAGCGGCGGGGTCTTTGCCAATCTTTTGCTTTCCAACGAATGTTTCAACCGTCTGGAAAAAGACGGATTTAAAGTTTACACCAATCAAATTGTCCCGTCGAATGACGGGGGCATCAGCCTAGGTCAGGCGTGGATCTGTGCACGTCTGCAAAACGGCTGA
- a CDS encoding 4Fe-4S dicluster domain-containing protein, protein MSYFSFVKTELKNLFSKPATRPYPQQPRKYAERTRGHIENNMDVCILCGLCSKKCPTGAITVDRTGKTWSISRFSCIQCGYCVESCPKKCLSMKQTYTQPDAEKKTDTFVKPEQPAPAAQPAKPAADAAKQA, encoded by the coding sequence ATGAGTTATTTTTCGTTTGTGAAAACTGAATTGAAGAATCTGTTTTCCAAGCCGGCAACTCGCCCGTATCCGCAGCAGCCCCGCAAATATGCCGAGCGCACGCGCGGACATATCGAAAACAATATGGATGTCTGCATCCTCTGCGGGCTCTGCTCCAAGAAATGCCCGACCGGCGCCATAACGGTTGACCGCACGGGAAAGACTTGGTCCATCAGCCGTTTCAGCTGCATTCAGTGCGGCTATTGCGTGGAAAGCTGCCCGAAGAAATGCCTTTCCATGAAGCAGACTTACACGCAGCCGGACGCGGAAAAGAAAACAGATACCTTCGTGAAACCGGAACAGCCTGCACCGGCGGCTCAACCGGCAAAGCCGGCTGCCGATGCTGCAAAACAGGCATAA
- a CDS encoding nickel-dependent hydrogenase large subunit, translated as MSKRSVVPFGPHHPVLPEPIHLDLVLEDEKVVEAIPSIGFVHRGLEKLVEKKDFNEMAFVAERTCGICSYMHGMSYCAAIEHIMNVEIPERAKYLRTVWCELSRLHSHLLWLGLLADGFGFESLFMQSWRLREKILDMSEASTGGRLISSVNKIGGQRKDVDNAMLRGFVEELDKMEPEIREMARTFLNDSAVRSRLDGVGVLSKEKAHELGAVGPFLRASGVPYDIRTTGYLAYGDIDFEPVTSDIGDSYARTVVRINELFQSIDIIRQVVAKIPEGDVAVPVKGFPNGEYMMRVEQPRGEALYYVKANGTKFLDRLRIRTPTFANIPPMLEMLKGCQLADVPMLILTIDPCISCTER; from the coding sequence ATGAGTAAACGGAGTGTCGTTCCTTTTGGTCCTCACCACCCGGTTCTGCCGGAGCCGATTCATCTGGACCTCGTTCTGGAAGACGAAAAAGTGGTTGAGGCAATTCCCTCCATCGGTTTTGTGCACAGAGGCCTCGAAAAACTGGTGGAGAAAAAAGATTTCAACGAAATGGCTTTTGTTGCCGAGCGTACTTGCGGTATCTGCAGCTATATGCACGGAATGTCCTACTGCGCGGCAATTGAGCACATTATGAACGTTGAGATTCCTGAGAGAGCAAAATATCTTCGCACCGTGTGGTGTGAGCTGTCCCGTCTGCACAGCCACCTGCTGTGGCTCGGTCTTCTGGCGGACGGCTTTGGCTTTGAAAGCCTTTTCATGCAGTCTTGGAGACTTCGCGAGAAAATCCTCGATATGTCTGAGGCTTCCACAGGCGGCCGCCTGATCTCTTCAGTCAACAAAATCGGCGGTCAGCGCAAAGACGTGGATAACGCCATGCTCCGCGGCTTCGTGGAGGAGCTGGACAAAATGGAGCCGGAAATCCGCGAAATGGCGCGCACGTTCCTCAACGACAGCGCAGTCCGTTCCCGTCTTGACGGCGTAGGTGTCCTCTCCAAAGAGAAGGCGCATGAGCTCGGCGCTGTAGGACCGTTCCTGCGTGCAAGCGGTGTTCCTTACGATATCCGCACCACCGGATACCTCGCTTACGGCGACATTGACTTCGAGCCGGTTACAAGCGATATCGGCGACAGCTATGCCCGTACAGTCGTCCGCATCAACGAACTCTTCCAGTCCATTGACATTATCCGTCAGGTTGTCGCAAAGATTCCGGAAGGCGATGTTGCGGTGCCGGTAAAGGGTTTCCCGAACGGCGAATACATGATGCGCGTTGAGCAACCCCGCGGCGAGGCGCTGTACTATGTCAAGGCGAACGGAACAAAGTTCCTCGACCGCCTGCGCATCCGCACTCCTACTTTTGCGAATATTCCGCCGATGCTCGAAATGCTGAAGGGCTGCCAGCTTGCTGACGTCCCGATGCTGATTCTGACAATTGACCCGTGCATCAGCTGCACCGAGAGGTGA
- a CDS encoding NADH-quinone oxidoreductase subunit C has product MSEKNSVNVEVRQIEKENLLTEATRLKAEGYRLAQMCSTKVENGYDILYTFGKNYDLLHLHLSVSAGDKLESISHIFPAAFFYENEIHDLFGVPVEFMTIDYHGGLYRTAEPTPYH; this is encoded by the coding sequence ATGTCTGAAAAGAATTCCGTCAATGTTGAAGTCAGGCAAATCGAAAAAGAGAACCTGCTCACGGAAGCAACCCGTCTGAAAGCGGAAGGCTATCGCCTGGCTCAGATGTGTAGCACCAAAGTGGAAAACGGTTACGATATCCTCTATACTTTCGGGAAAAACTACGATTTGCTCCACTTGCATCTTTCTGTTTCCGCAGGTGACAAACTCGAGAGCATCAGTCACATTTTCCCCGCAGCGTTCTTTTATGAAAATGAAATTCACGATCTTTTCGGCGTACCGGTTGAGTTTATGACGATCGATTACCACGGTGGCCTTTACCGCACAGCCGAACCAACACCTTATCACTGA
- a CDS encoding NADH-quinone oxidoreductase subunit B family protein, whose translation MKMSKSPWLLHYDGSSCNGCDIEVLAATTPVYDVERFGVVNTGNPKHADIFLITGGINDQNKDVVKQLYDQMPDPKVVVAVGICACDGGIFKDCYNILGGVDKVIPVDIYVPGCAARPEAIIDGVVKAIALLDKKREQMDLVEATEGGAEHV comes from the coding sequence ATGAAAATGTCTAAATCACCGTGGCTCCTGCATTACGATGGTTCCAGCTGCAACGGCTGCGACATCGAGGTGCTGGCCGCGACAACGCCCGTCTATGACGTGGAACGTTTTGGCGTTGTGAATACAGGCAACCCGAAACATGCCGACATCTTCCTGATCACCGGCGGCATCAATGATCAGAACAAGGATGTCGTGAAACAGCTTTATGACCAGATGCCGGATCCGAAGGTCGTTGTTGCAGTAGGCATCTGCGCCTGCGACGGCGGTATCTTCAAAGATTGCTACAACATTCTCGGCGGAGTTGATAAAGTCATTCCGGTCGACATTTATGTCCCGGGCTGCGCAGCTCGCCCGGAAGCAATCATCGACGGCGTGGTGAAAGCCATTGCTCTGCTCGACAAGAAGCGTGAGCAGATGGATTTGGTTGAAGCCACGGAAGGAGGGGCTGAACATGTCTGA